The following proteins come from a genomic window of Sphingobium cloacae:
- a CDS encoding GNAT family N-acetyltransferase: MALRAHFSRLPDRTTLEARWRTLEARSDASFFLGWTWIGAWLEAYGAQPELLAVTDEEGQDAALALVGHAMTPRLLGKAATLCLHQAGDADRDRPFIEYNGLLALTGQEQPAVQAALAAIGERRDWRLVHLAGVRPDSPLLDLPVHRRTKLDDSPVYQVDLDAVRAAQGNYLSLLSSNSRSQIRRAMKEHGDALPHIAKARPADIEAWLEEMRTLNQGRHADNAWDSATFRHFVATIARHGLEQGHVELLRFTDDRGPLGLLLNFLHRGVAMNYQSAFAAPRSARDKPGLLCHAAAVADYAARTFRLYSLLAGKDRYKQSLATCEDRLEWWALERFSPRLEAEALLRRVLRRPISA, translated from the coding sequence ATGGCCCTTCGCGCGCATTTTTCCCGCCTTCCCGACCGAACGACGCTCGAAGCGCGCTGGCGGACGCTGGAAGCCCGGTCCGACGCATCCTTTTTCCTTGGCTGGACATGGATCGGCGCATGGCTGGAGGCTTATGGCGCGCAGCCCGAACTGCTCGCCGTCACCGATGAGGAAGGGCAGGACGCGGCGCTGGCGCTCGTCGGCCATGCGATGACGCCGCGCCTGTTGGGCAAGGCCGCCACGCTCTGCCTCCATCAGGCGGGCGATGCGGACAGGGATCGCCCGTTCATCGAATATAACGGCCTGCTCGCCCTCACCGGACAGGAACAGCCGGCCGTCCAAGCCGCCCTTGCCGCGATAGGCGAACGCCGCGACTGGCGGCTGGTGCATCTGGCGGGCGTCAGACCGGACTCTCCGCTGCTGGACCTGCCGGTCCATCGCAGGACCAAGCTGGACGATTCCCCCGTCTATCAGGTCGATCTCGACGCCGTTCGCGCCGCGCAGGGCAACTATCTTTCCCTGCTCAGCAGCAACAGCCGCAGCCAGATCCGCCGCGCGATGAAGGAACATGGCGATGCCCTTCCGCATATCGCCAAAGCCCGTCCCGCCGACATCGAAGCCTGGCTGGAGGAGATGCGCACGCTCAATCAGGGACGCCATGCGGACAATGCATGGGACAGCGCCACCTTCCGCCATTTCGTCGCCACCATCGCCCGGCACGGGCTGGAGCAGGGCCATGTCGAACTGCTCCGCTTCACGGACGATCGGGGCCCGTTGGGGCTGCTCCTCAATTTCCTCCATCGCGGCGTGGCGATGAATTATCAGTCCGCCTTCGCCGCGCCGCGCTCGGCCAGGGACAAGCCCGGCCTCCTCTGCCATGCGGCCGCCGTCGCCGATTATGCGGCGCGGACCTTCCGTCTCTATTCCCTGCTGGCGGGCAAGGACCGCTACAAGCAGAGCCTCGCCACCTGCGAGGATCGCCTCGAATGGTGGGCGCTCGAACGCTTTTCCCCGCGGCTGGAGGCCGAAGCCCTGTTGCGGCGCGTGCTCAGGCGCCCAATTTCCGCATGA
- a CDS encoding cupin-like domain-containing protein — translation MTAHGSIAPGRETMTRIFPDSARVAFTAAYPDQAVALTHGLAGHPLLSLEALADLAERMPAERVEYNLGALPLGVDPADMPANGLTLGETIRTIETNGSWAVLKNVERDPTYGALLEQALVELEPLVARRTGAMLHREAFIFLTSPGSVTPFHMDPEHNILLQIRGSKTMTVFPARDEELVPARKSEDFHNGGHRNLSWRDDFMARGVPVPLEPGDAIHVPVKAPHFVRNGPAVSVSLSVTWRSERSVAEGELHSFNALLRRWKMPVGTVTARPERQMARRFVYRVMRKLGA, via the coding sequence ATGACCGCCCATGGTTCGATCGCGCCGGGTCGGGAGACCATGACCCGGATATTCCCGGACAGCGCGCGCGTCGCTTTCACTGCCGCCTATCCCGATCAGGCGGTGGCGCTCACGCACGGCCTTGCCGGTCATCCGCTGCTGTCGCTGGAGGCGCTGGCCGATCTGGCGGAGCGGATGCCTGCCGAAAGGGTGGAATATAATCTGGGCGCCTTGCCGCTGGGCGTGGACCCGGCCGATATGCCTGCCAACGGCCTGACGCTGGGCGAGACGATCCGCACCATCGAGACGAACGGAAGCTGGGCCGTGCTCAAGAATGTCGAGCGCGACCCGACCTATGGCGCGCTGCTGGAGCAGGCGCTGGTGGAACTGGAGCCGCTGGTCGCGCGGCGGACCGGGGCGATGCTGCATCGGGAAGCCTTCATCTTCCTGACCTCCCCCGGCAGCGTCACGCCCTTTCACATGGACCCGGAGCATAATATCCTGCTTCAGATCCGTGGCAGCAAGACGATGACGGTCTTTCCGGCGCGCGACGAGGAACTGGTGCCCGCCCGCAAGAGCGAGGATTTCCACAATGGCGGCCATCGCAACCTGTCGTGGCGGGATGACTTCATGGCGCGGGGCGTTCCCGTTCCGCTGGAGCCGGGCGATGCCATCCATGTGCCGGTGAAGGCGCCGCATTTCGTACGGAACGGGCCCGCCGTTTCGGTCAGCCTGTCGGTCACATGGCGGTCCGAGCGGAGCGTTGCCGAGGGGGAGCTGCACAGTTTCAACGCGCTGTTGCGGCGCTGGAAGATGCCGGTCGGGACAGTCACGGCGCGGCCGGAAAGGCAGATGGCGCGGCGCTTCGTCTATCGCGTCATGCGGAAATTGGGCGCCTGA
- a CDS encoding GNAT family N-acetyltransferase, which yields MDMAMHPSVPAAYPDASLRHARWADLAAAAAEANAFFAPDMLEAALDHLAAHRGVRLIEVQEEGRSIGLLPVAVSSSHGRLPVSCVVNWMHDHCFFGAPLIRRGHELAAWRGFLAQLDGADWAPGFLHVECLDAAGANAAALEALCVEQRRGRREIHRYDRAMLRSDLSADEYWESHVRAKKRKELRRLQKRLAELGRIETRLLVDAADLPGWCQDFLTLEAAGWKGRNGTALVCKREDEAFFRASCAAALEGGRLHFLRMDMDGRAIAMLVNFRHGDGAFSFKIAFDEALGRFSPGVLIEIANLRAVQGESGIAWMDSCAAADHPMIDSLWAERRTIVQYRIALRGRGARRLARGAAFALANGAEHISQMMKGQA from the coding sequence ATGGATATGGCAATGCATCCTTCCGTGCCGGCGGCTTATCCCGATGCGTCCTTGCGTCACGCGCGTTGGGCCGATCTGGCGGCGGCGGCGGCGGAGGCGAATGCCTTTTTCGCGCCCGACATGCTGGAGGCGGCGCTGGACCATCTGGCGGCGCACCGGGGCGTGCGGCTGATCGAGGTGCAGGAGGAGGGGCGCTCCATCGGCCTCTTGCCGGTGGCCGTTTCATCCAGCCATGGCCGGCTGCCTGTGTCCTGCGTCGTCAACTGGATGCACGACCATTGCTTTTTCGGCGCGCCGCTGATCCGGCGCGGGCATGAACTGGCCGCGTGGCGCGGTTTTCTGGCGCAACTCGACGGCGCCGACTGGGCGCCGGGTTTCCTGCATGTGGAATGTCTGGACGCGGCCGGGGCCAATGCCGCCGCCCTGGAGGCGCTGTGCGTCGAGCAGCGGCGCGGACGGCGGGAAATCCATCGCTACGACCGCGCCATGCTGCGATCGGACCTTTCCGCCGACGAATATTGGGAAAGTCATGTGCGCGCCAAGAAGCGCAAGGAATTGCGGCGTCTGCAAAAGCGGCTGGCGGAACTGGGGCGGATAGAGACGCGGCTGCTGGTCGATGCGGCGGACCTGCCGGGCTGGTGTCAGGATTTCCTGACGCTGGAGGCCGCGGGCTGGAAGGGCCGGAACGGAACCGCGCTGGTCTGCAAGCGGGAGGATGAGGCTTTTTTCCGCGCATCCTGCGCCGCCGCCCTGGAAGGAGGGCGGCTGCATTTCCTGCGGATGGACATGGACGGGCGCGCCATCGCCATGCTGGTCAATTTCCGCCATGGCGACGGGGCTTTCTCCTTCAAGATCGCCTTCGATGAGGCGTTGGGGCGCTTTTCGCCCGGCGTGCTGATCGAGATCGCCAACCTCCGTGCGGTACAGGGCGAGTCCGGCATAGCCTGGATGGACAGCTGCGCCGCCGCGGATCATCCCATGATCGACAGCCTGTGGGCGGAGCGGCGGACCATCGTCCAGTATCGCATCGCCCTGCGCGGGCGAGGCGCGCGGCGTCTGGCGCGGGGGGCTGCCTTCGCGCTGGCCAATGGCGCCGAACATATCAGCCAGATGATGAAAGGACAGGCATGA
- a CDS encoding NAD-dependent epimerase/dehydratase family protein, producing the protein MTILVTGAAGFIGMQVADRLLRDGRAVIGIDNMNDYYAVSLKRDRVAALSERHGKLFTFAELDFADMAALQAMLADHPVEAIIHLGAQAGVRYSLVNPHAYVRSNLAGHVNMLELARERRVRHLVYASSSSVYGGNDSLPFRVEDRADHPVSLYAATKRADELMSETYAHLFRIPMTGLRFFTVYGPWGRPDMAMWIFTSKILAGEPIPVFNHGRMQRDFTYIDDIVAGVIACLDNAPPDDGALKAGGSRAPHRLYNIGNNRPEELMHLIAVLEEACGRKAEMDFQPMQPGDVPATYADISAIAGDVGFAPTTGIEAGVPRFVSWYRDYHRGRG; encoded by the coding sequence ATGACCATTCTCGTCACCGGCGCGGCCGGCTTCATCGGCATGCAGGTCGCCGACCGCCTGTTGCGGGATGGGCGCGCGGTCATCGGCATCGACAATATGAACGATTATTATGCGGTGTCGCTCAAGCGTGATCGCGTCGCCGCCCTGTCGGAGCGCCACGGCAAGCTGTTCACCTTCGCCGAACTCGATTTTGCCGACATGGCCGCGCTTCAGGCGATGCTGGCCGATCATCCGGTGGAAGCGATCATCCATCTGGGCGCGCAGGCCGGGGTCCGCTATTCGCTGGTCAATCCCCACGCCTATGTGCGTTCCAATCTAGCGGGCCATGTCAACATGCTGGAACTGGCGCGCGAGCGGCGGGTGCGCCACCTCGTCTATGCCTCGTCATCCTCCGTCTATGGCGGCAATGACAGCCTGCCCTTCCGGGTCGAGGACCGGGCCGACCATCCCGTCTCGCTCTATGCCGCCACCAAGCGCGCGGACGAGTTGATGAGCGAGACCTACGCCCATCTCTTCCGCATACCGATGACGGGCCTGCGCTTCTTTACCGTCTATGGCCCGTGGGGCAGGCCCGACATGGCGATGTGGATTTTCACGTCGAAGATCCTGGCCGGCGAACCGATCCCCGTGTTCAACCATGGCCGGATGCAGCGCGACTTCACCTATATCGACGACATCGTCGCCGGCGTCATCGCCTGCCTCGACAATGCGCCGCCCGATGACGGCGCGCTGAAGGCAGGGGGCAGCCGCGCGCCGCATCGCCTTTACAATATCGGCAACAACCGGCCCGAAGAACTGATGCATCTGATCGCCGTGCTCGAAGAAGCCTGCGGCCGGAAGGCGGAGATGGATTTCCAACCCATGCAGCCGGGCGACGTCCCCGCCACCTATGCGGACATCAGCGCCATCGCGGGCGACGTCGGCTTCGCGCCGACGACCGGCATCGAGGCGGGCGTGCCGCGATTCGTCTCCTGGTATCGCGACTATCACCGCGGCCGCGGGTGA
- a CDS encoding KpsF/GutQ family sugar-phosphate isomerase, with translation MSTVANIVPFKSGGHIIETACRSLAVAASGLHALEARFSERDFAATFLRLAGMVMNVRGRVIVTGIGKSGIVARKMTATLTSTGTPAIFLHPADAGHGDLGMVTPADLVLMLSHSGESTELGPIIQYCKRFAIPLAAMTAQPDSTVAQAADICILMPPVREACPNSLAPTTSTTVQMAFGDALAVSLMEMRGFSADDFHKFHPNGSLGAQLVKVRELMASGDDVPKVREDATLLEATIEMTRGRLGGTAIVDSRDRLIGVFTDGDLRRSLTAGQELTTSIGQFMTTTPLSVGPDELASEALRRMHDSSVMLFFVCEEERLVGAVHMHDLLEAGVA, from the coding sequence GTGTCGACAGTAGCCAATATTGTGCCATTCAAATCAGGCGGGCACATCATCGAAACCGCCTGCCGCAGTCTAGCCGTCGCCGCCAGCGGGCTTCATGCATTGGAGGCGCGGTTCTCGGAACGCGACTTCGCAGCGACTTTCCTTCGTCTGGCCGGGATGGTCATGAACGTGCGCGGCCGCGTAATCGTCACCGGCATCGGCAAGAGCGGCATCGTCGCGCGGAAGATGACGGCGACGCTGACTTCCACGGGCACGCCCGCGATCTTCCTGCACCCGGCGGATGCCGGTCATGGCGATCTGGGCATGGTCACACCCGCAGACCTCGTGCTGATGCTCTCCCATTCGGGCGAATCCACGGAACTTGGCCCGATCATCCAATATTGCAAGCGCTTCGCCATACCCCTCGCCGCCATGACGGCGCAGCCGGACAGCACCGTCGCGCAGGCGGCCGACATCTGCATCCTGATGCCTCCTGTGCGCGAAGCCTGCCCCAATTCGCTCGCCCCGACCACCTCGACCACGGTCCAGATGGCTTTCGGCGATGCCCTCGCCGTTTCCCTGATGGAAATGCGCGGTTTTTCCGCCGACGATTTTCATAAGTTCCACCCCAATGGCAGTCTGGGCGCGCAACTGGTCAAGGTACGCGAATTGATGGCCTCGGGCGATGACGTTCCCAAGGTGCGGGAAGACGCTACGCTGCTGGAAGCCACGATCGAAATGACGCGGGGCCGGCTCGGCGGCACGGCCATCGTCGACAGCCGCGACCGGCTGATCGGCGTCTTCACCGACGGGGATTTGCGCCGCAGCCTCACGGCCGGGCAGGAATTGACCACATCCATCGGACAATTCATGACGACCACGCCCCTGTCGGTGGGTCCGGACGAACTGGCATCGGAAGCCTTGCGCCGGATGCACGACAGCAGCGTCATGCTCTTCTTCGTGTGCGAGGAGGAACGTCTGGTAGGCGCGGTCCACATGCACGATCTGCTCGAAGCCGGGGTCGCCTGA
- the kdsB gene encoding 3-deoxy-manno-octulosonate cytidylyltransferase, which produces MVVIPARAGSSRLPRKPLRMIAGRSLLHRTIAMARAAMGSLPDIDLVVATDDDGIAGHARTAGCEAVMTDSAIATGSGRALAAALARPVPPRFVVNLQGDSPFQPEGALSAVISSLRAGARVATPVIALDWDALDALRGHKSRSPFSGTICARAADGRALWFSKMIIPAIRDEAALRRTEPLSPVWRHVGLYGYAMEALTRFEQAAPTELERLEGLEQLRLLELGIAVTTVPVASPLFDSSGIDTEEDIARVEALIAIHGDPTPPLP; this is translated from the coding sequence TTGGTCGTCATTCCGGCGCGGGCAGGATCATCCCGCCTTCCGCGCAAGCCCCTGCGCATGATCGCGGGGCGCAGCCTGCTGCATCGGACCATCGCCATGGCGCGCGCCGCCATGGGGAGCCTGCCGGACATCGATCTCGTGGTAGCGACCGATGATGACGGGATCGCCGGCCACGCCCGCACGGCAGGCTGCGAGGCGGTGATGACGGACAGCGCCATCGCCACGGGATCGGGACGGGCGCTGGCCGCAGCGCTGGCCAGGCCCGTCCCGCCCCGCTTCGTCGTCAACCTGCAAGGCGATTCCCCCTTCCAGCCGGAGGGCGCCCTGTCCGCCGTCATCTCGTCCCTGCGGGCAGGAGCACGGGTGGCCACGCCCGTGATCGCGCTGGATTGGGACGCGCTTGATGCGCTGCGGGGCCATAAGAGCCGTTCGCCCTTCAGCGGCACGATCTGCGCGCGCGCTGCGGATGGCCGGGCGCTCTGGTTTTCCAAGATGATCATTCCCGCCATCCGCGATGAAGCGGCCTTGCGCCGGACGGAGCCGCTTTCTCCGGTCTGGCGCCATGTCGGCCTCTATGGCTATGCGATGGAGGCACTGACACGGTTCGAACAAGCGGCCCCGACCGAACTGGAAAGGCTGGAAGGACTGGAGCAGTTGCGGCTGCTTGAATTGGGCATTGCCGTCACGACCGTTCCGGTCGCCTCTCCCCTTTTCGACAGTTCGGGCATCGATACCGAAGAGGACATCGCCCGCGTCGAAGCGCTGATCGCCATCCACGGCGATCCAACGCCTCCTTTGCCATGA
- a CDS encoding histidine phosphatase family protein: MTRRIFIVRHGNTFESGAQARRIGAGTDIPLVASGRVQADRLGAWFAGQSIAIRHIFSGPLQRARETAERIGGTLGKSVDAFLPWLNEIDHGPDEGLPETEVLARIGADAIAAWDEQAIAPRHWRVDAEERIAAWRTYFAEEGEGADILVTSNGAARFALVALGLPLASLKLRTGAFGELTIEAGGQIDLRRWDFRP, translated from the coding sequence ATGACCCGCCGCATCTTCATCGTCCGGCACGGCAATACGTTCGAAAGCGGCGCCCAAGCCCGCCGTATTGGCGCAGGGACGGACATTCCGCTCGTGGCCTCGGGCCGGGTGCAGGCCGATCGGCTGGGCGCATGGTTTGCCGGCCAGTCCATAGCGATCCGGCATATTTTTTCGGGACCGCTCCAGCGCGCGAGGGAAACGGCGGAACGGATAGGCGGCACGCTGGGCAAATCCGTCGATGCCTTCCTGCCATGGCTCAATGAGATCGATCATGGTCCGGATGAAGGGCTTCCCGAAACAGAGGTGCTGGCCCGGATCGGCGCGGACGCCATTGCCGCATGGGACGAGCAGGCCATCGCGCCCAGACACTGGCGTGTCGATGCCGAAGAGCGCATCGCTGCATGGCGGACCTATTTCGCCGAGGAAGGGGAAGGCGCGGATATCCTGGTCACCAGCAACGGCGCGGCACGCTTCGCGCTCGTCGCCCTTGGCCTTCCGCTCGCTTCGTTGAAATTGCGGACGGGCGCTTTCGGCGAACTGACGATCGAAGCGGGAGGACAGATTGACCTGCGACGATGGGATTTCCGTCCTTGA
- a CDS encoding SDR family NAD(P)-dependent oxidoreductase, with amino-acid sequence MTGTAFITGATAGIGAASARRFVAAGWKVVVTGRRADRLEALVTELGADKVHAIAFDMRDDAAIDLAVSTLPPAFAGIDLLINNAGLALGTAPAQQADLAQWRQMIDTNVTGLVTITHKLLPTLIARRGGIINLSSVAATYPYRGGNVYGGTKAFVRQFSLDLRSDLHGTGVRVTSIEPGMVETEFTLIRTGSQAASERLYDGTSPMTGEDIAETLLWVASQPAHLNINAIELMPVSQSFAGFQIARHP; translated from the coding sequence ATGACGGGCACCGCATTCATCACGGGCGCGACAGCGGGCATCGGGGCTGCTTCGGCCCGGCGTTTCGTGGCGGCAGGCTGGAAGGTGGTCGTGACGGGCCGCCGCGCAGATCGCCTGGAAGCGCTGGTGACGGAACTGGGCGCGGACAAGGTCCATGCCATCGCCTTCGACATGCGCGACGATGCCGCGATCGATCTTGCCGTCTCTACTTTGCCTCCGGCCTTTGCCGGCATCGATCTTCTGATCAACAATGCCGGTCTGGCGTTGGGAACGGCGCCCGCCCAGCAGGCCGACCTGGCGCAATGGCGACAGATGATCGACACCAATGTGACGGGCCTGGTGACCATCACCCACAAGCTGTTGCCTACGCTCATCGCCCGCAGGGGCGGGATCATCAATCTGAGTTCGGTCGCGGCGACCTATCCCTATAGGGGGGGGAATGTCTATGGCGGGACCAAGGCGTTCGTCCGGCAGTTCAGCCTGGACCTGCGATCCGATCTGCATGGAACGGGGGTCCGCGTCACATCCATCGAGCCGGGCATGGTGGAAACCGAGTTCACCCTGATCCGTACTGGAAGCCAAGCCGCCTCCGAAAGGCTATATGACGGCACCTCGCCCATGACGGGTGAGGATATTGCGGAAACGCTTTTGTGGGTGGCGTCACAGCCGGCCCATCTCAACATCAATGCCATTGAACTGATGCCGGTCAGCCAATCCTTCGCCGGTTTCCAGATCGCCCGCCACCCTTGA
- a CDS encoding MucR family transcriptional regulator: MTDGVNSDLNMLAVQLLSAYVANNTVPREDLVELIRSTRAALDEPVKEAAPPAEQPPVAAVSVRKSLASADHILSMIDGKPYKTLKRHLATHGMTPDEYRTKFGLPKTYPMVAPSYSERRRAVAKEVGLGQRRAESMPAAGATKEKTKSVNGGKAAPSKPRTVPVSVDTTAPVAPAPAVKQPKAAKAPSKARAPRKTAARKAD; encoded by the coding sequence ATGACTGACGGCGTGAATTCTGACCTCAACATGCTCGCGGTTCAGCTTTTGAGCGCTTATGTCGCCAATAATACAGTGCCGCGAGAAGATCTGGTGGAACTCATCCGTTCGACACGTGCCGCATTGGATGAGCCGGTGAAGGAAGCGGCGCCGCCTGCCGAACAGCCGCCGGTCGCCGCCGTATCGGTTCGCAAGAGCCTTGCTTCCGCCGACCATATTCTCAGTATGATCGATGGCAAACCCTATAAGACCTTGAAGCGTCATCTTGCGACGCATGGCATGACCCCGGACGAATATCGGACCAAATTCGGTTTGCCCAAGACCTATCCTATGGTCGCGCCCAGCTATTCGGAACGGCGGCGCGCCGTTGCGAAGGAAGTCGGTCTGGGCCAGAGGCGGGCCGAAAGCATGCCGGCGGCTGGAGCCACGAAGGAAAAGACGAAATCCGTCAATGGAGGCAAGGCGGCACCCAGTAAGCCGCGCACTGTGCCGGTATCCGTCGACACCACCGCGCCGGTGGCCCCCGCGCCGGCCGTCAAGCAGCCCAAGGCCGCGAAAGCGCCGTCCAAGGCCCGCGCGCCGCGAAAGACCGCTGCGCGCAAGGCCGACTAG
- a CDS encoding HU family DNA-binding protein, translating to MNNSDLADSIAAANGLSKADARKVVDGVFAAIADAAAKGEEVSLNGFGKFKVKDTPAREGRNPATGATIQIAASKKLSFAPAKAVKDKLNG from the coding sequence ATGAATAACAGCGATCTGGCCGACAGCATTGCGGCCGCAAACGGCCTGTCGAAGGCCGATGCGCGCAAGGTTGTCGACGGCGTGTTCGCCGCGATCGCCGATGCGGCGGCCAAGGGAGAGGAAGTGTCGCTCAACGGTTTCGGCAAGTTCAAGGTGAAGGACACGCCCGCCCGCGAAGGCCGCAATCCCGCCACCGGGGCTACCATTCAGATCGCCGCTTCCAAGAAGCTGAGCTTCGCGCCTGCCAAGGCGGTGAAGGACAAGTTGAACGGTTGA
- a CDS encoding MarR family winged helix-turn-helix transcriptional regulator, whose amino-acid sequence MVRKTLRLDQFLPYRLSVAANRVSDAVAGAYERLFALSIPQWRLIAVLAESEGATQNELGQKTVMDKVTVSRAALALARRGLIVRSPNPRDGRSRRLFLSREGRALYRRIAPKALELEDQVFSSLSEEELARFRDILDHIARKAGALVEAGERVSGAETGPK is encoded by the coding sequence ATGGTTCGAAAGACGCTGCGGCTCGATCAGTTTCTGCCTTATCGCCTGTCGGTCGCGGCCAATCGCGTGAGCGATGCGGTCGCCGGCGCCTATGAAAGGCTTTTTGCGCTCAGCATTCCGCAATGGCGGCTGATCGCCGTGCTGGCCGAAAGCGAAGGGGCCACGCAGAACGAACTCGGCCAGAAAACCGTCATGGACAAGGTGACGGTCAGCCGCGCCGCTCTCGCGCTGGCACGGCGCGGATTGATCGTCCGTTCGCCCAATCCTCGCGACGGGCGGTCTCGCAGGCTTTTTCTGAGCAGGGAGGGACGTGCGCTTTATCGACGGATCGCGCCCAAGGCCCTGGAACTGGAAGACCAGGTCTTTTCCTCGCTGTCAGAGGAGGAGCTGGCCCGTTTCCGCGATATTCTGGATCATATCGCGCGCAAGGCCGGGGCGTTGGTCGAGGCGGGCGAGCGGGTGTCCGGTGCCGAAACAGGGCCTAAATAA
- a CDS encoding VOC family protein, with the protein MAPPFRISRIHHAAYRCRDAKETVEWYQRVLGMTYTTAFAEDHVPSTGAYDPYMHVFLDCGGGNVLAFFELPNQPEMGRDPHTPAWVQHIAFEVPDMDALLAARAHIEAQGIEVLGPTWHGIFRSIYFFDPNGHRIELACNIGTEAQYAELARVAPLMLEEWSRTKRAPRHADWLHKEKEDDV; encoded by the coding sequence ATGGCCCCGCCATTCAGGATCAGCCGAATCCATCATGCCGCCTATCGTTGCCGCGACGCGAAAGAGACCGTGGAGTGGTATCAACGGGTGCTGGGCATGACCTACACCACCGCTTTTGCCGAAGATCATGTTCCGTCCACCGGGGCTTACGATCCCTATATGCATGTGTTCCTGGATTGCGGCGGCGGCAATGTGCTGGCTTTCTTCGAACTGCCGAACCAGCCCGAAATGGGCCGCGATCCCCATACGCCCGCCTGGGTCCAGCACATCGCCTTCGAAGTGCCCGACATGGATGCGCTGCTCGCGGCGAGGGCGCATATCGAGGCGCAGGGCATCGAGGTGCTCGGCCCCACCTGGCACGGCATTTTCAGGTCCATCTATTTTTTCGATCCCAACGGCCATCGCATCGAGCTGGCCTGCAATATCGGGACGGAGGCGCAATATGCCGAACTGGCGCGCGTGGCGCCCTTGATGCTGGAGGAATGGTCCCGGACCAAAAGAGCCCCCCGCCACGCGGATTGGCTGCACAAGGAAAAGGAGGACGACGTTTGA
- the fahA gene encoding fumarylacetoacetase has translation MTRCTDFTHDPAARSWVGSANGHGDFPVQNLPLGIFAPPSGPPRGGVAIGSEILDIAAIAALLPDDARGVAPLADRATLNDLLGVGNDALRALRHGLFRLLTDPASEEAVRPALHSMTRCSLHLPAHVGDYTDFYTGIHHAENVGKLLRPDSPLLPNYKYVPIGYHGRASSIRLSGEDVIRPNGQTLPPGTQTPIFGPSKRVDHELEMAIWVGRGNALGQPIPIAGAREHIAGLSILNDWSARDIQAWEYQPLGPFLAKNFHSSVSPWIVTMDALAPYRVAQPPRPKGDPAPLPYLLDPADQESGALDVTMEVHLSTARMRAEDRPPHRLSCSSMTAMYWTAAQLITHHSVNGCNLAPGDLLGTGTLSGASDESKACLLELTQGGREPLHLPGGESRAFLEDGDEIIITAFAEAPGFARIGFGECRARIAPAPGLEP, from the coding sequence TTGACCCGCTGCACCGATTTCACGCACGATCCCGCCGCCCGCAGCTGGGTCGGGAGCGCGAACGGCCATGGCGACTTCCCGGTCCAGAACCTTCCCCTGGGGATATTCGCGCCGCCCTCCGGCCCGCCGCGCGGCGGCGTCGCCATCGGCTCGGAAATTCTCGACATCGCGGCTATCGCCGCCCTCTTGCCGGACGACGCGCGCGGCGTTGCGCCTTTGGCCGATCGAGCCACGCTCAACGATCTGCTGGGCGTGGGCAACGATGCCCTGCGCGCCCTCCGCCATGGCCTGTTCCGCCTGCTCACCGATCCGGCATCGGAAGAAGCCGTCCGTCCGGCGCTGCATTCCATGACGCGGTGCAGCCTGCATCTGCCCGCCCATGTCGGCGACTATACGGATTTCTATACCGGCATCCATCATGCCGAAAATGTCGGCAAATTATTGCGGCCCGACAGTCCACTGCTTCCCAATTATAAATATGTCCCGATCGGCTATCATGGCCGCGCCTCCTCCATCCGGCTTTCGGGCGAGGATGTGATCCGGCCCAACGGGCAAACCTTGCCGCCAGGAACGCAGACCCCGATATTCGGCCCCAGCAAGAGGGTGGATCATGAACTGGAAATGGCGATCTGGGTCGGACGCGGAAACGCGCTGGGCCAACCCATCCCGATCGCCGGCGCGCGGGAGCATATCGCGGGCCTTTCGATCCTGAACGACTGGTCTGCGCGGGACATACAGGCATGGGAATATCAGCCGCTCGGTCCCTTCCTCGCCAAGAATTTCCACAGCAGCGTGTCGCCCTGGATCGTCACCATGGATGCGCTGGCCCCCTATCGCGTGGCGCAGCCTCCCCGGCCGAAAGGCGATCCCGCGCCGCTTCCCTATCTGCTCGATCCCGCCGACCAGGAAAGCGGCGCGCTGGACGTGACGATGGAGGTCCATCTGTCCACCGCGCGGATGCGCGCCGAGGATCGCCCCCCCCATCGCCTGAGCTGCAGTTCGATGACGGCGATGTACTGGACCGCCGCCCAACTCATCACCCATCATAGCGTCAATGGATGCAATCTTGCCCCCGGCGACCTGCTGGGCACGGGCACCCTGTCGGGCGCTTCGGACGAAAGCAAAGCCTGTCTTCTCGAACTCACCCAGGGGGGCAGGGAGCCTCTTCATCTGCCCGGTGGAGAAAGCCGCGCTTTCCTGGAGGACGGCGACGAAATCATCATCACCGCCTTTGCGGAGGCCCCCGGCTTCGCGCGGATCGGCTTCGGCGAATGCCGCGCCCGCATAGCGCCCGCCCCCGGGCTGGAGCCGTGA